Genomic window (Vibrio coralliirubri):
GGAAAACGGTCTTCTTCACATCGACCTAGAACGCGAAATCCCAGAAGCGATGCAACCACGTAAGATTGCTATCAATGGTAATAGCCTACTAGAAGGTTAATTACTGTTAGCTCCTTAGAGCTAAAAAATATCGGGAAGTAAAAGTGAAAGAGCACCTCATGAGGTGCTCTTTTTGTATTTGACCTACGGTAAGCTAAAAGCTCTTATTACTGCTCTGAGTAAGCCTTTTTCACTTCTTCAGCAATGATAGCAATGCCTTTCTGCATCGCCTCATCATCTTGCACGTAGTTCATACGCAAGCACTGGTGAGCATGATCCCACTCGTCTTCTTGACCGATAAAGAAGTATTCACCCGGAACAATCAATACGCCGCGAGCTTTAAGGCGGTCGTACAGTTCCATTGTGGTGATCGGTAGCTCATCAAACCATAGCCATAAGAAGATAGCGCCTTCAGGTTTGTGAATACGGAAGCGAGGGTCGTCGATAGCGTCTTGTAACAGTTCAACTGCACGTAGCGATTTGTCTTTGTAGAAAGGCTTGATCACCTCACTGCTCAAGCGCAGTAAATCGCCTTTTTCAATCATGTGATTGGCAATCGCAGGGCCGACACTGTTTGGCGCTAAGCTGATGATGCCATTCATGTTGGTCAATGCTTGTGTTACTTCTTCACTCGCAATCACGATACCGCAACGCACACCTGGCAAACCAAGCTTAGAAAGGCTCATGCACAGAATCGTATTTTCATTCCAGAACGGTTCGACATCTTCAAAGATGATGTTTGGAAACGGCAGGCCGTAAGCATTGTCGATCAGCAGTGGGATGTTGTTTTCACGCGCCAGTTTATCCAATTTACGTACTTCTTCGTCGGTCAGTACGTTACCCGTTGGGTTGGTTGGACGAGATGCACAGATAGCCGCTACTGAGTCATCAACCTTTAGTTGTTCAAAATCGACGTGGTATTTGAACTGGCGGTTTTCTAGCAGCTCGATCTCTGGGTGGTAAGAGATAAAGATATCGTCATCAATACCCGCGTCGCCGTAGCCGATGTATTCCGGTGCGATCGGCAGTAGGATTTTCTTGTGCGAACCGTCAGGCTGTTGGCCTGCTAGCAGGTTGAATAGGTAGAAGAAGCCACTTTGACTGCCATTAGTCAGGCTGATGTTCTTCTCGCTGATGTCCCAACCATAGGTCTCTTTCAGCATTGCTGCTAACGACTTGATGAAGCTGTCTTTACCCTGCGGACCATCGTAGTTGGCGAGGGCGGCGATGAGTTCTCCACTGGCGAGCATGTCGGCACTGGCTTGGTTAAAGTAATCGAGCATGGCTGGGATAGCGGCTGGGTTGCCACCACCGAGCATGATAGCGCCAGGAGTGCGCAGGCCATCATTCAAATCATCCATTAAACGAGTGATTCCAGAGTATCGATTAAACTTTTCGCCAAACTTAGAGAACTGCATTACTAATTTTACCTAATTCATTGTGATTGCTTGTTACGTGTAATTAAGGCAGACCTTATGTCTGCCATCAGTGTATTCCTTGAACATACCGCAATGTTTTTGCGACGCATAGCGCCAAATGCTCTAACACGTAAAAAACTTCTATAAAGTTTGGTTAATGAGTAACAGCTTGCTTATTGAACGCACCTTTAACAATAAAAAAGGAGAAGCCTAAGCTTCCCCTTTAGTTTCTGGTGTTTATGTTAATGAAGGTTTAGTTCGAACCGGTATAAACGACTAATACCTTGTCATCTTGGTATTGGCGTTCGAACGCATAGTAGCCCTTGCTGTTACGGATGATGTGCTTACCTTGGGCTACCGCTGGGTGGCGTTGGCGG
Coding sequences:
- a CDS encoding valine--pyruvate transaminase, with translation MQFSKFGEKFNRYSGITRLMDDLNDGLRTPGAIMLGGGNPAAIPAMLDYFNQASADMLASGELIAALANYDGPQGKDSFIKSLAAMLKETYGWDISEKNISLTNGSQSGFFYLFNLLAGQQPDGSHKKILLPIAPEYIGYGDAGIDDDIFISYHPEIELLENRQFKYHVDFEQLKVDDSVAAICASRPTNPTGNVLTDEEVRKLDKLARENNIPLLIDNAYGLPFPNIIFEDVEPFWNENTILCMSLSKLGLPGVRCGIVIASEEVTQALTNMNGIISLAPNSVGPAIANHMIEKGDLLRLSSEVIKPFYKDKSLRAVELLQDAIDDPRFRIHKPEGAIFLWLWFDELPITTMELYDRLKARGVLIVPGEYFFIGQEDEWDHAHQCLRMNYVQDDEAMQKGIAIIAEEVKKAYSEQ